A section of the Phaseolus vulgaris cultivar G19833 chromosome 8, P. vulgaris v2.0, whole genome shotgun sequence genome encodes:
- the LOC137824838 gene encoding uncharacterized protein, producing MAMDWFISLPEGHITSFAQLSQLFREQYLANKAPPPVSYDLFDVRQYQGEALKEYINRFGAQVVKVGTTEEPMIVYAFRKGVCPGPFCESIIRNRPKTFAEIRCRAVEHIASEGEVYEKRTSVAPARPRAHTRAQPVRVNEATTGRKDQESKRPYEARGPQLRGRAEGNKPTREGNRPLRHNFVVELKDLIVVPNIADRLKPPTKSDKVLGPHKESWCEFPEAFGHHINNCLALGYQLDELVKNGFLKDYLVGSAATTALTMLEEGQAHEMPIHGEVHTISGGFSRGGPTASQCKRYVRPALNRLRAVSSTRHMKMKLPDLSGRVIVIKSDQEEARKCYENSLKTKRGVFKVCESV from the exons atggccatggactggttcatcagcctcccagagggtcatattACGTCTTTTGCACAACTCTCGCAAttattcagagagcagtatctAGCCAACAAGGCTCCACCACCAGTTTcgtacgacctgtttgacgtgagGCAGTACCAAGGCGAGGCCTTGAAGGAGTACATAAATCGTTTCGGGGCGCAAGTAGTGAAGGTCGGGACCACGGAAGAGCCCATGATCGTATACGCATTCAGAAAGGGGGTGTGCCCTGGGCCTTTCTGCGAATCaatcatccgcaaccgccccAAAACCTTCGCTGAAATAAGGTGTCGCGCGGTGGAACACATCGCCTCTGAGGGTGAAGTGTACGAGAAACGCACAAGTGTTGCGCCCGCGCGCCCAAGAGCACATACGCGTGCGCAACCCGTTAGGGTCAACGAGGCCACGACGGGGaggaaagatcaggaaagcaaGCGCCCCTACGAGGCAAGGGGGCCCCAGCTCAGGGGTCGAGCGGAAGGGAACAAGCCAACAAGGGAAGGAAATAGACCATtgaggcacaactttgtggtaGAACTAAAGGACCTCattgttgtgcccaacatagccgacAGACTGAAGCCACCAACAAAGTCTGATAAGGTGCTGGGACCTCACAAAGAGTCGTGGTGCGAGTTCCCTGAGGCGTTCGGGCACCATATCAACAACTGCTTGgcgctgggctatcagttggatgagctcgtgaagaACGGGTTCCTAAAAGATTACCTTGTTGGGTCTGCTGCGACCACAGCCCTAACAATGCTTGAGGAGGGTCAAGCACACGAGATGCCGATCCAtggagaagtgcacaccatTTCTGGTGGCTTTTCTAGAGGAGGGCCCACGGCCTCTCAATGTAAGAGATATGTGAG accaGCACTGAATAGACTAAGAGCAGTGTCCTCCActcgtcacatgaagatgaagttgccagacCTAAGTGGCAGGGTGATTGTGATCAAGTCCGATCAAGAAGAAGCccgaaaatgctatgaaaatagtTTAAAGACGAAGAGGGGGGTGTTTAAGGTGTGTGAAAGTGTTTAG